One window of the Streptomyces asoensis genome contains the following:
- a CDS encoding ABC transporter permease, producing the protein MSAPPSPSSPRPRPRRPGRAHGPGHLIGAYGLLALTALLVLIFSLALPRTFPTLDTVDSILSNQSIPAVLALAAMVPIVTGAFDLSIGYGLGLTHVTVLQLVVHDGWPWPLACLAVIVGGAVVGVLNGVIVVFGRIDSFIATLGTGSMMYAVTGWITDGGRIVPGPQGLPAAFTDLYDSTFLGLPVPAFYVLALAVVLWTVLERLPLGRYLYVVGSNPRAADLVGIPTRRYTVYAFTTSGLIVGFAGVLLAAQQQIGNPSVGLDYLLPAFVGALLGSTAIKPGRPNAIGTVVAVAVLAVGLTGIGQLGADFWTVPLFYGGTLLLAVGLAGYAARRRMRTGAFAARGSPTVPPRSPSSSTQDGGTAGTTP; encoded by the coding sequence ATGAGCGCCCCGCCCTCCCCCTCCTCGCCCCGGCCACGACCGCGCCGACCGGGGCGAGCGCACGGCCCCGGGCACCTCATCGGCGCTTACGGCCTCCTGGCCCTCACCGCCCTGCTCGTCCTGATCTTCTCCCTCGCCCTGCCGCGCACCTTCCCCACGCTGGACACCGTCGACTCGATCCTGTCCAACCAGTCGATCCCGGCCGTCCTCGCGCTCGCCGCCATGGTCCCCATCGTGACCGGCGCGTTCGACCTCTCCATCGGCTACGGCCTCGGCCTGACTCACGTCACGGTGCTCCAGCTCGTCGTCCACGACGGGTGGCCATGGCCGCTCGCCTGCCTCGCGGTGATCGTCGGAGGGGCGGTCGTGGGCGTCCTCAACGGTGTCATCGTCGTGTTCGGCCGGATCGACTCCTTCATCGCCACCCTCGGGACCGGCAGCATGATGTACGCCGTGACCGGCTGGATCACCGACGGCGGCCGGATCGTCCCCGGCCCGCAAGGCCTCCCGGCCGCCTTCACCGACCTCTACGACTCCACGTTCCTCGGCCTTCCGGTCCCCGCCTTCTACGTACTCGCCCTCGCGGTCGTTCTCTGGACGGTGCTGGAGCGGCTGCCGCTCGGCCGGTACCTGTACGTCGTCGGCTCGAACCCGCGCGCGGCCGACCTCGTCGGCATCCCGACCCGCAGGTACACCGTCTACGCGTTCACCACTTCGGGGCTGATCGTCGGCTTCGCCGGTGTGCTGCTCGCGGCCCAGCAGCAGATCGGCAATCCGAGTGTCGGCCTCGACTACCTGCTGCCCGCCTTCGTCGGTGCCCTCCTCGGCTCCACCGCGATCAAACCCGGCCGCCCCAACGCCATCGGCACCGTGGTCGCCGTCGCCGTCCTCGCCGTCGGCCTCACCGGCATCGGCCAGTTGGGCGCCGACTTCTGGACGGTCCCGCTGTTCTACGGCGGCACCCTGCTCCTCGCCGTCGGCCTGGCCGGTTACGCGGCCCGCCGCCGCATGCGCACCGGCGCCTTCGCGGCCCGCGGTTCGCCCACCGTGCCGCCTCGGTCGCCGTCGTCTTCGACGCAGGACGGCGGCACAGCGGGCACCACTCCTTGA
- a CDS encoding sugar ABC transporter ATP-binding protein yields the protein MHDAPDTSAKAAASFEAEPLVRIRGLGKRFGGTLALAGVDLDVHAGSVLALLGPNGAGKSTLIKVLAGVHHADAGQITVDGHPLGSRAASHSMSFIHQDLGLVEWMTVAENIALSTGYPRRAGLISWRRTRERCVDALRLVAGHLDPDAPAARLSPAERSLVAIARALAARAKLIVLDEPTARLPAADCARLFRVLHTLRDRGHAILYVSHRLDEVYEVADTYAVLRDGHLVSHGSLAGHSPARLVHDIVGEELTDHHPAKAPADGSAVLTLDGVRTAGTGPVSLELTAGEALGLVGLSGAGHMDLGRALAGSRPLLDGRALLDGRPYRPRTVADAVGVGVGFVPGDRLRESCLAELTVRENLLANPRAGGLSALRWINPRRERAEAVTLIERFSVRPRDSEAPIATLSGGNQQKVMIGRWFRVGLRLLILEEPTASVDVGAKAALHRLLDEALADGLAVLLISTDFEEVVGVCRRTLVFVRGSVTAELSGAALTVAGLTRAASAMPSPGAGTNP from the coding sequence GTGCACGACGCTCCCGACACGTCCGCGAAAGCGGCTGCGTCCTTCGAGGCGGAACCCCTGGTCCGTATCCGCGGGCTCGGCAAGCGGTTCGGCGGGACCCTCGCGCTGGCCGGGGTCGACCTCGACGTCCACGCCGGCAGCGTCCTCGCCCTCCTCGGGCCCAACGGTGCCGGAAAGTCCACGCTCATCAAGGTGCTCGCCGGCGTCCACCACGCCGACGCGGGGCAGATCACGGTGGACGGCCACCCGCTCGGGAGTCGGGCCGCCTCCCACAGCATGTCCTTCATCCACCAGGACCTCGGTCTCGTGGAGTGGATGACGGTCGCCGAGAACATCGCCCTGAGCACCGGATATCCGCGCCGCGCCGGACTGATCTCCTGGCGGCGGACCCGCGAGCGCTGCGTGGACGCCCTGCGTCTCGTCGCCGGACATCTCGACCCCGACGCACCGGCCGCCCGACTCTCCCCGGCCGAGCGTTCGCTGGTCGCGATCGCCAGGGCCCTGGCGGCACGCGCGAAGCTCATCGTCCTCGACGAGCCGACCGCCCGCCTGCCCGCCGCGGACTGTGCCCGGCTGTTCCGCGTCCTGCACACCCTGCGCGACCGGGGGCACGCCATCCTCTACGTCAGCCACCGGCTGGACGAGGTGTACGAAGTCGCCGACACCTACGCCGTACTGCGTGACGGCCACCTCGTCAGCCACGGCTCGCTGGCGGGCCACAGCCCCGCCCGTCTGGTGCACGACATCGTCGGCGAGGAACTGACGGACCACCACCCCGCCAAGGCTCCGGCCGACGGGTCGGCCGTCCTGACCCTCGACGGCGTGAGGACCGCCGGCACAGGACCGGTCAGCCTGGAACTGACGGCCGGGGAAGCCCTGGGCCTGGTCGGCCTCTCGGGCGCCGGCCACATGGATCTGGGCCGGGCCCTCGCAGGCTCCCGGCCCCTTCTCGACGGGCGGGCCCTTCTCGACGGTCGGCCGTACCGGCCTCGCACGGTGGCCGACGCCGTCGGAGTCGGGGTCGGCTTCGTGCCCGGCGACAGACTGCGGGAGAGCTGCCTCGCCGAGCTGACCGTACGGGAGAACCTCCTGGCCAACCCCCGCGCGGGAGGCCTGTCGGCGCTGCGCTGGATCAACCCCCGGCGCGAACGCGCCGAGGCCGTCACCCTGATCGAACGGTTCTCGGTACGCCCCCGTGACAGCGAGGCCCCCATCGCCACCCTGTCCGGCGGAAACCAGCAGAAAGTCATGATCGGCCGGTGGTTCCGGGTGGGCCTGCGCCTGCTGATCCTCGAGGAGCCGACCGCGAGCGTGGACGTGGGCGCCAAGGCCGCGCTCCACCGCCTGCTCGACGAAGCGCTGGCCGACGGCCTCGCGGTCCTGCTCATCTCCACCGACTTCGAGGAGGTGGTGGGCGTGTGCCGGCGCACCCTGGTCTTCGTCCGCGGGTCCGTGACGGCCGAGCTGAGCGGTGCGGCCCTCACGGTCGCCGGGCTCACCCGGGCGGCTTCGGCCATGCCCTCTCCAGGGGCCGGGACGAACCCATGA